A genomic segment from Capra hircus breed San Clemente chromosome 15, ASM170441v1, whole genome shotgun sequence encodes:
- the OSBP gene encoding oxysterol-binding protein 1 isoform X1 — protein sequence MAATELRGALGPGPATMAAPGGGGAGPPGVGGGGAGGRGDSGPGSGLVPGAAAAVAAGGPGPGAGAVAAAGPAPAPPAGGSGGSGAGGSGSAREGWLFKWTNYIKGYQRRWFVLSNGLLSYYRSKAEMRHTCRGTINLATAHITVEDSCNFVISNGGAQTYHLKASSEVERQRWVTALELAKAKAVKMLAESDESGDEESVSQTDKTELQNTLRTLSSKVEDLSTCNDLIAKHGTALQRSLSELEALRLPAESSEKIKQVNERATLFRITSNAMINACRDFLVLAQSHSRKWQKSLQYERDQRIRLEEALEQLAKQHNHLERAFRGAAALPAGAGRADQPCSGKGDLSDEDDENEFFDAPEIITVPENLGHKRTGSNISGASSDISLDEQYKHQLEETKKEKRTRIPYKPNYSLNLWSIMKNCIGKELSKIPMPVNFNEPLSMLQRLTEDLEYHELLDRAAACESSLEQLCYVAAFTVSSYSTTVFRTSKPFNPLLGETFELDRLEENGYRSLCEQVSHHPPAAAHHAESRNGWTLRQEIKITSKFRGKYLSIMPLGSIHCIFHATGHHYTWKKVTTTVHNIIVGKLWIDQSGEIDIVNHKTGDKCNLKFVPYSYFSRDVARKVTGEVTDASGRVHFALLGTWDEKMDCFKVQPVPGENGGDARQRGHDVEESRVLLWKRNPLPKNAENMYYFSELALTLNAWEAGTAPTDSRLRPDQRLMENGRWDEANAEKQRLEEKQRLARKKREAEAMRATEDGAAHDPYKALWFERRKDPVTRELTHIYRGGYWECKERQDWDSCPDIF from the exons ATGGCGGCGACGGAGCTCAGAGGAGCGCTGGGCCCGGGCCCGGCCACGATGGCGgccccgggcggcggcggcgccggtCCCcccggggtgggaggtggaggcgCCGGCGGCCGCGGAGACTCCGGGCCGGGCTCCGGGCTCGTGCCGGGTGCGGCGGCCGCGGTGGCGGCGGGCGGACCGGGCCCTGGGGCCGGGGCCGTGGCGGCGGCGGGCCCGGCTCCCGCGCCGCCGGCGGGGGGCTCTGGCGGCTCGGGCGCCGGGGGCTCGGGCTCGGCTCGCGAGGGCTGGCTCTTCAAATGGACCAATTACATCAAAGGCTACCAGCGGCGGTGGTTCGTGCTGAGCAACGGGCTCCTCAGCTACTACAG GTCCAAGGCGGAGATGCGGCACACGTGCCGCGGCACCATCAACCTCGCCACCGCCCACATCACGGTGGAGGACTCCTGCAACTTCGTCATCTCCAACGGGGGCGCGCAGACCTACCACCTGAAGGCGAGCTCGGAGGTGGAGCGGCAGCGCTGGGTCACGGCCCTGGAGCTGGCCAAGGCCAAGGCGGTGAAGATGCTGGCCGAGTCAG ATGAGTCGGGAGACGAAGAGTCCGTCTCCCAGACCGACAAGACGGAGCTGCAGAACACCCTGCGGACCCTGTCCAGTAAGGTGGAGGACCTGAGCACCTGCAACGACCTGATCGCCAAGCACGGCACGGCGCTGCAGCGCTCGCTCAGCGAGCTGGAGGCCCTGCGGCTGCCGGCCGAGAGCAGCGAGAAGATCAAGCAGGTCAACGAGCGCGCCACGCTCTTCAGGATCACGTCCAACGCCATGATCAAC GCCTGCAGAGACTTCCTCGTGCTGGCCCAGAGCCACAGCAGGAAGTGGCAGAAGTCGCTGCAGTACGAGAGGGACCAGCGCATCCGcctggaggaggccctggagCAGCTGGCAAAGCAGCACAACCACCTGGAGAGGGCCTTCCGGGGGGCCGCGGCGCTGCCTGCCGGCGCCGGCAGAG CAGATCAGCCCTGCTCCGGCAAAGGAGACCTGAGTGACGAAGATGACGAGAACGAGTTTTTTGATGCCCCTGAGATCATCACTGTGCCCGAGAACTTGGGCCACAA ACGCACCGGCAGCAACATCAGTGGAGCCAGCAGTGACATCAGCCTCGATGAGCAG TACAAGCACCAGCTGGAGGAAACCAAGAAGGAGAAGCGGACGCGGATACCTTACAAGCCGAACTACAGCCTCAACCTGTGGAGCATCATGAAGAACTGCATCGGCAAAGAGCTTTCCAAGATCCCCATGCCG GTGAACTTTAACGAGCCCTTGTCCATGCTTCAGCGCCTCACTGAAGACCTGGAGTACCACGAGCTGCTGGACCGGGCGGCCGCGTGCGAGAGTTCTCTAGAACAGCTCTGTTATGTTGCAGCTTTCACCGTGTCCTCCTACTCCACCACTGTCTTCCGCACCAGCAAGCCGTTCAACCCACTCCTCGGGGAGACCTTTGAACTGGACCGGTTAGAGGAGAACGGCTACCGATCCCTCTGTGAGCAG GTGAGCCACCATCCCCCTGCGGCTGCACACCATGCCGAGTCCAGAAACGGCTGGACGCTGCGGCAGGAGATCAAGATCACCAGCAAGTTTCGTGGCAAATACCTCTCCATTATGCCCCTCG GTAGCATCCACTGTATTTTCCATGCAACGGGGCACCACTACACGTGGAAGAAAGTGACCACAACAGTGCACAACATCATCGTGGGCAAACTGTGGATCGACCAG TCTGGTGAAATCGACATTGTGAATCACAAGACGGGAGACAAGTGCAATCTTAAGTTCGTTCCTTACAGCTACTTCTCTCGGGACGTAGCAAGAAAG GTGACGGGGGAGGTGACCGATGCGTCGGGGAGAGTTCACTTCGCGCTGCTGGGCACGTGGGATGAGAAAATGGACTGCTTCAAAGTGCAGCCGGTCCCCGGGGAGAATGGGGGTGATGCCCGGCAGCGCGGCCACGACGTGGAGGAGAGCAGGGTGCTGCTCTGGAAGCGGAACCCTTTACC GAAGAACGCGGAGAACATGTACTACTTCTCCGAGCTGGCTCTGACCCTCAACGCCTGGGAGGCCGGCACCGCGCCCACCGACAGCCGGCTGCGGCCCGACCAGAGGCTGATGGAGAACGGGCGCTGGGACGAGGCGAACGCGGAGAAGCAGCGCCTGGAGGAGAAGCAGCGGCTGGCGAGGAAGAAGCGCGAGGCCGAGGCCATGAGGGCCACGGAGGACG GCGCGGCCCACGACCCCTACAAGGCGCTGTGGTTCGAGCGCAGGAAGGACCCGGTGACCCGGGAGCTGACGCACATCTACCGCGGCGGCTACTGGGAGTGCAAGGAGCGGCAGGACTGGGACTCGTGCCCCGACATCTTCTGA
- the OSBP gene encoding oxysterol-binding protein 1 isoform X2: MAATELRGALGPGPATMAAPGGGGAGPPGVGGGGAGGRGDSGPGSGLVPGAAAAVAAGGPGPGAGAVAAAGPAPAPPAGGSGGSGAGGSGSAREGWLFKWTNYIKGYQRRWFVLSNGLLSYYRSKAEMRHTCRGTINLATAHITVEDSCNFVISNGGAQTYHLKASSEVERQRWVTALELAKAKAVKMLAESDESGDEESVSQTDKTELQNTLRTLSSKVEDLSTCNDLIAKHGTALQRSLSELEALRLPAESSEKIKQVNERATLFRITSNAMINACRDFLVLAQSHSRKWQKSLQYERDQRIRLEEALEQLAKQHNHLERAFRGAAALPAGAGRDQPCSGKGDLSDEDDENEFFDAPEIITVPENLGHKRTGSNISGASSDISLDEQYKHQLEETKKEKRTRIPYKPNYSLNLWSIMKNCIGKELSKIPMPVNFNEPLSMLQRLTEDLEYHELLDRAAACESSLEQLCYVAAFTVSSYSTTVFRTSKPFNPLLGETFELDRLEENGYRSLCEQVSHHPPAAAHHAESRNGWTLRQEIKITSKFRGKYLSIMPLGSIHCIFHATGHHYTWKKVTTTVHNIIVGKLWIDQSGEIDIVNHKTGDKCNLKFVPYSYFSRDVARKVTGEVTDASGRVHFALLGTWDEKMDCFKVQPVPGENGGDARQRGHDVEESRVLLWKRNPLPKNAENMYYFSELALTLNAWEAGTAPTDSRLRPDQRLMENGRWDEANAEKQRLEEKQRLARKKREAEAMRATEDGAAHDPYKALWFERRKDPVTRELTHIYRGGYWECKERQDWDSCPDIF; encoded by the exons ATGGCGGCGACGGAGCTCAGAGGAGCGCTGGGCCCGGGCCCGGCCACGATGGCGgccccgggcggcggcggcgccggtCCCcccggggtgggaggtggaggcgCCGGCGGCCGCGGAGACTCCGGGCCGGGCTCCGGGCTCGTGCCGGGTGCGGCGGCCGCGGTGGCGGCGGGCGGACCGGGCCCTGGGGCCGGGGCCGTGGCGGCGGCGGGCCCGGCTCCCGCGCCGCCGGCGGGGGGCTCTGGCGGCTCGGGCGCCGGGGGCTCGGGCTCGGCTCGCGAGGGCTGGCTCTTCAAATGGACCAATTACATCAAAGGCTACCAGCGGCGGTGGTTCGTGCTGAGCAACGGGCTCCTCAGCTACTACAG GTCCAAGGCGGAGATGCGGCACACGTGCCGCGGCACCATCAACCTCGCCACCGCCCACATCACGGTGGAGGACTCCTGCAACTTCGTCATCTCCAACGGGGGCGCGCAGACCTACCACCTGAAGGCGAGCTCGGAGGTGGAGCGGCAGCGCTGGGTCACGGCCCTGGAGCTGGCCAAGGCCAAGGCGGTGAAGATGCTGGCCGAGTCAG ATGAGTCGGGAGACGAAGAGTCCGTCTCCCAGACCGACAAGACGGAGCTGCAGAACACCCTGCGGACCCTGTCCAGTAAGGTGGAGGACCTGAGCACCTGCAACGACCTGATCGCCAAGCACGGCACGGCGCTGCAGCGCTCGCTCAGCGAGCTGGAGGCCCTGCGGCTGCCGGCCGAGAGCAGCGAGAAGATCAAGCAGGTCAACGAGCGCGCCACGCTCTTCAGGATCACGTCCAACGCCATGATCAAC GCCTGCAGAGACTTCCTCGTGCTGGCCCAGAGCCACAGCAGGAAGTGGCAGAAGTCGCTGCAGTACGAGAGGGACCAGCGCATCCGcctggaggaggccctggagCAGCTGGCAAAGCAGCACAACCACCTGGAGAGGGCCTTCCGGGGGGCCGCGGCGCTGCCTGCCGGCGCCGGCAGAG ATCAGCCCTGCTCCGGCAAAGGAGACCTGAGTGACGAAGATGACGAGAACGAGTTTTTTGATGCCCCTGAGATCATCACTGTGCCCGAGAACTTGGGCCACAA ACGCACCGGCAGCAACATCAGTGGAGCCAGCAGTGACATCAGCCTCGATGAGCAG TACAAGCACCAGCTGGAGGAAACCAAGAAGGAGAAGCGGACGCGGATACCTTACAAGCCGAACTACAGCCTCAACCTGTGGAGCATCATGAAGAACTGCATCGGCAAAGAGCTTTCCAAGATCCCCATGCCG GTGAACTTTAACGAGCCCTTGTCCATGCTTCAGCGCCTCACTGAAGACCTGGAGTACCACGAGCTGCTGGACCGGGCGGCCGCGTGCGAGAGTTCTCTAGAACAGCTCTGTTATGTTGCAGCTTTCACCGTGTCCTCCTACTCCACCACTGTCTTCCGCACCAGCAAGCCGTTCAACCCACTCCTCGGGGAGACCTTTGAACTGGACCGGTTAGAGGAGAACGGCTACCGATCCCTCTGTGAGCAG GTGAGCCACCATCCCCCTGCGGCTGCACACCATGCCGAGTCCAGAAACGGCTGGACGCTGCGGCAGGAGATCAAGATCACCAGCAAGTTTCGTGGCAAATACCTCTCCATTATGCCCCTCG GTAGCATCCACTGTATTTTCCATGCAACGGGGCACCACTACACGTGGAAGAAAGTGACCACAACAGTGCACAACATCATCGTGGGCAAACTGTGGATCGACCAG TCTGGTGAAATCGACATTGTGAATCACAAGACGGGAGACAAGTGCAATCTTAAGTTCGTTCCTTACAGCTACTTCTCTCGGGACGTAGCAAGAAAG GTGACGGGGGAGGTGACCGATGCGTCGGGGAGAGTTCACTTCGCGCTGCTGGGCACGTGGGATGAGAAAATGGACTGCTTCAAAGTGCAGCCGGTCCCCGGGGAGAATGGGGGTGATGCCCGGCAGCGCGGCCACGACGTGGAGGAGAGCAGGGTGCTGCTCTGGAAGCGGAACCCTTTACC GAAGAACGCGGAGAACATGTACTACTTCTCCGAGCTGGCTCTGACCCTCAACGCCTGGGAGGCCGGCACCGCGCCCACCGACAGCCGGCTGCGGCCCGACCAGAGGCTGATGGAGAACGGGCGCTGGGACGAGGCGAACGCGGAGAAGCAGCGCCTGGAGGAGAAGCAGCGGCTGGCGAGGAAGAAGCGCGAGGCCGAGGCCATGAGGGCCACGGAGGACG GCGCGGCCCACGACCCCTACAAGGCGCTGTGGTTCGAGCGCAGGAAGGACCCGGTGACCCGGGAGCTGACGCACATCTACCGCGGCGGCTACTGGGAGTGCAAGGAGCGGCAGGACTGGGACTCGTGCCCCGACATCTTCTGA